The Ralstonia pickettii genome has a segment encoding these proteins:
- a CDS encoding ABC transporter permease: MMLLPLAVRNVLRNRRRSAITISSIAIGLAAMIFNWGFTAGMNREMVENTTRYFAGDAQVHLKGYHDDPILDLAMPDSAPILHAVRNEAGVAAASIRLETKALASRGDKSRGLMLVGVEPADEAQVTMLSDAIVAGQPLTTGAPGVLIGEMLAEALAVRPGQNIVFVGQGYDGSISSGKYPVRGIFRSKIDDLDGYVAVMPLPVVREFLSAPGGATAIALRLRERSRLEPVSAGLAERLGDRYEVVGWPRLLPMVAVSSRFHEVTTYVVLLVFFVVVVFAVANPVLMSVMERTREFGIMLAVGMSRTRVLRLVLYESILLGIVGLIVGNAVGWTVTAYFARAGIHLHGFEAGLRTMPGLSDVVYPVVSAERGVVLSVAVFVIAGLAALYPAAKAVQLRPIEAIRGLPAAMRVSSRNTGDSRLPVFVLLALRNLLRNPRRTALMAAGAAFGIVGFVFILGFFDGFFDQTIENSTRYLTGHIQVERKGFRKDYAPELAIDDAVSLLQAVRGTPGVIAAAPRTQVQALASTASKSEGIMLIGIDPVAEAKVTFISRTVVQGRALIPGADREVMIGRRLADKLGVRLGEKIVVMAQAANGELGTAAYGVGGIFSTESASFDGAFAFVTLPAAQSLLALGSRVSTINVRLEDRAHVSAAVALLRARIGGTDVTLIPWQELLPQLEDMVRLLRVVSSIILAVLLLVITTSVINTVFMAVTERTREFGVMLALGTSPAALRRMVVYESIALLLIASAVGYGAGIALVLYLGHAGMDLSSFFAGYSAIPGLTGIVYPRIFGATVVPPGIALLIAGVLVSLYPAAKAARLDPVQAIRHV; the protein is encoded by the coding sequence ATGATGCTGCTGCCACTCGCCGTGCGCAATGTGCTGCGCAACCGCAGGCGTTCCGCCATCACCATCTCGTCGATCGCCATCGGCCTAGCGGCGATGATCTTCAACTGGGGATTCACCGCTGGCATGAACCGCGAGATGGTCGAGAACACCACGCGGTATTTCGCCGGCGATGCGCAGGTGCATCTCAAGGGCTACCACGACGATCCGATCCTTGATCTCGCCATGCCAGACTCGGCCCCCATCCTGCATGCCGTGCGCAACGAGGCTGGGGTGGCAGCCGCCAGCATCCGCCTGGAAACCAAAGCGCTGGCCAGCCGGGGCGACAAGTCGCGCGGCCTCATGCTCGTCGGCGTCGAGCCGGCAGACGAGGCGCAGGTGACGATGCTCTCGGACGCCATCGTGGCCGGGCAGCCGCTGACGACCGGCGCGCCCGGCGTGCTGATCGGGGAGATGCTTGCTGAAGCGCTCGCGGTGCGGCCCGGGCAGAACATCGTGTTCGTGGGGCAGGGCTACGACGGCTCGATATCGAGCGGAAAGTATCCGGTGCGCGGCATCTTCCGCAGCAAGATCGACGATCTCGACGGCTACGTCGCCGTGATGCCGCTGCCTGTTGTGCGGGAGTTTCTCTCCGCGCCCGGTGGCGCCACCGCCATCGCCCTGCGGCTGCGCGAGCGCTCGCGCCTGGAGCCGGTCAGCGCGGGGCTCGCCGAGCGCCTGGGAGATCGTTACGAAGTCGTGGGGTGGCCACGGCTGCTACCGATGGTAGCGGTCAGTTCGCGCTTTCACGAGGTCACGACCTACGTGGTGCTGTTGGTGTTCTTCGTGGTGGTCGTCTTCGCGGTGGCGAATCCTGTGCTGATGTCCGTGATGGAGCGCACGCGCGAATTCGGCATCATGCTTGCCGTCGGCATGAGCCGCACGCGCGTGCTTCGGCTGGTCCTGTATGAATCGATCCTTCTGGGCATCGTTGGCCTGATCGTCGGCAACGCCGTCGGCTGGACAGTGACGGCGTATTTCGCGCGCGCGGGTATCCATCTGCACGGTTTTGAAGCCGGGCTGCGCACGATGCCCGGGCTGTCCGACGTCGTCTATCCGGTGGTGAGCGCCGAGCGTGGCGTCGTGCTGTCAGTGGCGGTCTTCGTCATTGCCGGGCTGGCGGCACTGTATCCCGCTGCCAAGGCCGTGCAGTTGCGGCCCATCGAGGCGATTCGCGGGCTACCCGCTGCCATGCGGGTGTCGTCACGAAACACGGGCGATTCCCGCTTGCCGGTGTTCGTGCTGCTCGCACTGCGCAACCTGCTGCGCAATCCACGCCGCACGGCCCTCATGGCCGCAGGCGCTGCCTTCGGCATCGTGGGCTTTGTCTTCATCCTGGGGTTTTTCGACGGATTCTTCGACCAGACGATCGAGAACTCCACGCGTTATCTGACGGGGCACATCCAGGTCGAACGCAAGGGCTTTCGCAAGGATTATGCCCCCGAGCTTGCCATCGACGATGCCGTCTCGCTGCTGCAAGCCGTCCGGGGCACGCCTGGCGTGATTGCGGCTGCGCCGCGCACCCAGGTCCAGGCGTTGGCCAGCACGGCCTCGAAATCCGAAGGCATCATGCTCATCGGCATCGATCCGGTGGCGGAGGCTAAGGTCACGTTCATTTCCCGCACGGTTGTCCAGGGACGGGCGCTCATACCTGGCGCCGATCGCGAAGTCATGATTGGCCGCAGGCTCGCCGACAAGCTCGGTGTCCGCCTGGGCGAGAAGATCGTCGTCATGGCCCAGGCCGCCAACGGCGAGCTCGGCACGGCAGCCTACGGGGTGGGGGGCATTTTCTCGACGGAAAGTGCCAGTTTCGATGGCGCATTTGCTTTTGTCACGCTGCCAGCGGCGCAGTCGTTGCTTGCGCTCGGTTCACGCGTTTCCACCATCAATGTCCGGCTGGAGGATCGCGCGCACGTGTCCGCTGCCGTTGCCCTGCTACGCGCGCGTATCGGTGGCACCGACGTGACGCTGATACCGTGGCAGGAACTCTTGCCGCAGCTCGAAGACATGGTCCGGCTCCTGCGCGTGGTGAGCAGTATCATCCTGGCGGTGCTGCTTCTGGTGATTACCACGTCGGTCATCAATACCGTGTTCATGGCCGTCACCGAGCGCACGCGCGAGTTTGGCGTGATGCTGGCGCTTGGCACGTCGCCCGCCGCCTTGAGGCGCATGGTCGTATATGAGTCCATCGCCTTGCTGTTGATCGCGTCTGCCGTCGGGTATGGCGCCGGCATTGCGCTGGTGCTGTATCTTGGGCATGCCGGTATGGACCTGTCGAGCTTCTTCGCCGGATATTCCGCCATCCCCGGGTTGACCGGCATCGTTTATCCGCGCATTTTCGGTGCGACGGTGGTCCCGCCGGGTATTGCGCTGTTGATTGCCGGCGTGCTGGTTTCGCTCTATCCCGCGGCCAAGGCGGCGCGGCTCGATCCAGTGCAAGCGATACGCCATGTTTAA